One Mercurialis annua linkage group LG3, ddMerAnnu1.2, whole genome shotgun sequence DNA window includes the following coding sequences:
- the LOC126675287 gene encoding GRF1-interacting factor 1: protein MQQHLMQMQPMMAAYYPNNVTTDHIQQYLDENKSLILKIVESQNSGKISECAENQARLQRNLMYLAAIADSQPQPPTMHSQFSSSGIMQPGAHYMQHQQAQQMTPQSLMAARSSMMYTQQQFAALQQQQALHSQLGMSSGGSSGLHMLQSEASTAGGSGGGALGIGSGFPDFSRDASGRIGGGSKQDMGSAGSGEGRGGSSGGQGSDGGETLYLKSNDDGN from the exons atgcagCAGCACCTGATGCAGATGCAGCCCATGATGGCCGCTTATTATCCTAACAACGTCACCACTGATCATATTCAACAG TATCTGGATGAAAACAAATCATTGATTTTAAAGATTGTTGAAAGCCAGAATTCGGGGAAAATCAGTGAATGCGCAGA GAACCAGGCTAGGTTACAAAGAAACCTTATGTACCTGGCTGCAATTGCCGATTCTCAACCCCAACCTCCTACCATGCATTCTCAg TTTTCTTCTAGTGGCATTATGCAGCCAGGAGCACACTATATGCAGCACCAACAAGCTCAGCAGATGACACCACAATCTCTTATGGCAGCAAGATCCTCTATGATGTACACTCAACAGCAATTTGCAGCACTACAGCAACAACAGGCCTTGCACAGCCAGCTCGGAATGAGCTCTGGTGGAAGTTCAGGGCTCCACATGCTGCAAAGTGAGGCCAGCACTGCAGGAGGCAGCGGCGGAGGAGCTCTCGGGATAGGGTCCGGGTTTCCTGATTTCAGCCGCGATGCTAGCGGCAGAATTGGTGGTGGAAGCAAGCAAGATATGGGGAGTGCAGGATCCGGTGAGGGACGAGGTGGCAGCTCTGGAGGCCAAGGCAGCGACGGTGGCGAAACTCTTTACTTAAAATCAAATGATGATGGGAATTAA
- the LOC126675288 gene encoding uncharacterized protein LOC126675288: protein MGKITGSSKQHFQENLGKSIKPIKNKKKPIKITYISNPTLFRATNASDFRAIVQELTGKDSKVLDFACDDHSNETSQGPSIETPSLKIESDITDDVFSSYTSSSSLESVEDSFFWKNVSEGFFDFNNTNHVFV from the coding sequence ATGGGCAAGATTACTGGCTCTAGTAAGCAACATTTTCAAGAAAATCTTGGTAAGAGTATAAAACCTATCAAGAACAAGAAAAAACCAATCAAGATTACTTATATTTCTAATCCAACATTGTTTCGAGCAACGAATGCTTCCGATTTTCGAGCAATTGTTCAAGAATTGACTGGCAAAGATTCCAAAGTTTTAGATTTTGCTTGTGATGATCATAGTAATGAAACTAGCCAAGGTCCTAGCATTGAAACTCCAAGTTTGAAGATTGAGAGTGACATTACGGACGATGTGTTTTCGAGCTATACGTCGTCTTCTTCGTTAGAAAGCGTAGAAGATAGTTTCTTTTGGAAAAATGTTTCAGAAGGATTCTTTGATTTTAATAATACTAATCATGTTTTTGTGTGA